From Astyanax mexicanus isolate ESR-SI-001 chromosome 16, AstMex3_surface, whole genome shotgun sequence, one genomic window encodes:
- the si:ch211-117l17.6 gene encoding regulator of G-protein signaling 8 has protein sequence MPKLLFSKIRIYEFKDLIRNKKQLKTLDVLLSRNKQKNDIRCVLVQKITSTSDADSRRLENDKFKPKLEKLLEDKYYLAAFRNFLQSEFSDENIEFWLACKEYRTSTSPSMCSKKAAQIYHEFLDPTAQNEVNIDYQTREKIKRSMTNPDPSCFEEAERLVFKLMERDSCPRFLKSAAYQNAKKKAMGVL, from the exons ATGCCAAAACTACTCTTCTCAAAGATAAGGATCTACGAGTTTAAGGACCTCATTCGGAACAAGAAGCAGCTGAAAac ACTGGATGTTCTTCTGAGCAGAAATAAGCAAAAAAACGATATCAGGTGTGTTTTGGTCCAGAAAATTACTTCCACATCTGATGCTGATTCCCG CCGTCTGGAGAATGACAAATTCAAGCCAAAGCTGGAGAAGCTGCTGGAGGACAAAT ATTACCTGGCTGCCTTTCGTAATTTCCTCCAATCAGAATTCAGTGATGAGAACATTGAATTTTGGTTAGCATGCAAAGAATACAGGACATCCACATCTCCCAGCATGTGTTCCAAAAAAGCAGCACAGATCTACCACGAGTTCCTTGATCCTACAGCTCAGAATGAG GTCAACATTGACTATCAAACACGAGAGAAGATAAAGAGATCCATGACGAATCCAGATCCGTCCTGTTTTGAAGAGGCTGAGAGACTTGTATTCAAGCTAATGGAGAGAGACTCCTGTCCCAGGTTCCTGAAGTCTGCGGCCTACCAGAACGCCAAAAAGAAAGCCATGGGTGTGCTTTAG